CAGAATCAGTGAAAAATACCGTGCGCAAACCATCAGCGAGAGCATAGCGGAATTCGTGCAGAATGGACGTGGGGTTTTGTCGAGATGAGCTTGCCGCAACATGCAATGTTTGCGCCGTCGCAGAGGGTGCACTTTATCGGGATTGGGGGGATTGGGATGAGTGGGATCGCGGAGATCCTGCTGACGATGGGGTATGCAGTTTCGGGGTCGGATTTGAAAGCCAGTGCCGTGACGGAGCGTCTGCAGAAAATGGGGGCGACGATCTACGTGGGGCATGCGGCGGAGAACGCCCGCGCGTGCGATGTGGTGGTGACGAGCTCTGCTGTGGCGAAGGACAACCCGGAGGTACTGGAGGCACGGGCGCGGAAGACGCCGGTGATTCCGCGGGCGGAGATGCTGGCGGAGTTGATGCGGCTGAAGTACGGGATCGCTGTGGCGGGGATGCACGGGAAGACGACGACGACGAGCATGATTGCGTCGGTGCTGGCGGGCGGAGGACTGGACCCGACGGTGGTGGTGGGCGGGCGCGTTGATGCGATGGGGTCGAATGCGCGGCTGGGGCGTTCGCAGTATTTGGTGGCAGAGGCGGATGAGAGTGATCGGAGCTTTTTGAAGCTGAGTCCGGTGCTGGCGGTGGTGACGAATCTGGATCGCGAGCACATGGATGCCTATCGCGATATGGAGGATGTGGAGGCGGCGTTTGTGGAGTTTATCGACAAGCTGCCATTTTATGGAGCGGTGACGGCGTGCACGGATGATGCGCGGCTGAAGGGGATTCTGCCGCGGGTGACGCGAAAGGTTTACACGTATGGCGTAAGTGACCGAGTTGATTTTGGGTTGCGCGTGCGTGAGGCGCAGCCGGGATGTCATGCGACGTTTGAGGTGAGTGCGCAGGGGTTGTTGCTGGGTCCTTTTGATTTGAATGTGCCGGGAAGGCACAACCTGCTGAACGCGACGGCGGCGGTGGCGATCGGGGTGCAGTTGGGGATTGCGCCGGAGCAGATTGCGGAGTCGCTGCGTGGGTTCAGGGGCGTGGATCGCAGATTTCAGATCAAGGGCAAGGTGCGCGGAGTGACGGTGGTGGATGATTATGGGCATCATCCGACGGAGATTAAGGCGACGCTGCAGGCGGCGAGGGAGTGTGGATACAACCGCGTGCTGGTTCTGTTTCAGCCGCACCGGTATACGCGGACGCGGGACTTGATGGACGAGTTTGCGGGTGCGTTTGGAGATGCGGACACCGTGGAGGTGCTGGATATCTATGCGGCGAGCGAGCAACCGATTCCGGGGGTGACGGGCGAGGCGTTGGCCAAGGCAATTCGCGGGGCGACAGTGGAGTATGCGGCGAGTGTGGATGAGGCGGTGGAGCGGTTGGCGGCCCAGGCAGACGAAGGCGATTTGATTATGACGCTGGGGGCGGGAAGTGTGTCGCAGGCCGGGTCGGTGGTCCTGAAGAGGCTGGAAGCCGCCGACAGTTAGTAGTTAGTAGTTGGTGGAGTGGTGCTAGACTCTTGCCGCAACTAAAAAGCAGTGGATTGCAGGAGCGTATTTTTATGCGCTGGAGTGTGGTGTTTCTGCTTTCGTTGGGTGTGGGGGCGATGGCGCAGCAGGCGGCGCCGCAGCATCAGGCGAACTTTGACGCGGAGCGGCAGCAGGCGAACCAACTGTATCTCGCGGGGAAAACGCTGGATGCTCTCCCGCTCTATGAGGATCTCTGCAGGCAGGACCAGACCGTCGCCGTGTTTGCGGAGAGGCACGGAACCGGGCTGTTGGCGAAGGCGGACGTCACTGCTGACCCGAAGGCAAAGGCTGCATTGACGGATGCCGGGATGTCGGAGATTCGCCGGGCACAGTCGCTGGGAGATAACAGCCCGTATGTTGTCTCGATTTTGAATGCGGCTTCGAAGACGCCGGCGGCGGCGGCGGCGAATGCGCCGCTGGGCATTCCCCCACTGACGGTGGGTTATACGCATGTGCCTTCGGCGAAGGCTCAGGCGTTGTATGGGCAGGCGCAGCAGGTGTTTGACCAGCAGAATTATGCAGCCGCGGCTCCCCTGTACGTGAAGGCGAGCCAGGCAGACCCGCAATGGTATATGCCGGCGTTGAATGCGGGCGATACGTACTTTCACCTGAAGGACTTTAAGAATGCGAATCTGTGGTTCGCGAAGGCGGTCACGATCGACCCGGACCGCGAAACAGCCTACCGCTACTGGGGCGACGAGCTGTTTGCGGCGGGCGACAGGATGGGAGCGAAGGCGAAGTATGTCGACGCGGTGATCGCAGAGCCGTTCACGGGAGCGACGTGGTCCAAGTTGCAGGAGTGGGCGCGCGTGACGCGGACGTCGTTTGTGATTCCGCGGGTGAACCGGCCGGAGTTTACGACGCCTGATGGAAAGCTGAAGGTTGACACGGCGCTCGAGAAAGAGACGGGTGATGGACGGTCATCGTGGCTGGTATACGAGCGCGTGAGAGTCTCGCATGGCGCGCCGGCGGCGGGCCAGTTAGTGATGGCAGGAGCGTCGGGCGTGAACGGGCAATTCACGCCGAAGGGATATGTGCACACGCTGGATGAGGAGATGGCTGCGCTGAACGCGATGCTGGCGGATGTGCAGAAGAACATGGCGGCCGGCACGGTGACCGAAGACAAGCTGGATCCGGGGATCAGGGCGATGCTGATCC
The genomic region above belongs to Acidobacteriaceae bacterium and contains:
- the murC gene encoding UDP-N-acetylmuramate--L-alanine ligase; this translates as MFAPSQRVHFIGIGGIGMSGIAEILLTMGYAVSGSDLKASAVTERLQKMGATIYVGHAAENARACDVVVTSSAVAKDNPEVLEARARKTPVIPRAEMLAELMRLKYGIAVAGMHGKTTTTSMIASVLAGGGLDPTVVVGGRVDAMGSNARLGRSQYLVAEADESDRSFLKLSPVLAVVTNLDREHMDAYRDMEDVEAAFVEFIDKLPFYGAVTACTDDARLKGILPRVTRKVYTYGVSDRVDFGLRVREAQPGCHATFEVSAQGLLLGPFDLNVPGRHNLLNATAAVAIGVQLGIAPEQIAESLRGFRGVDRRFQIKGKVRGVTVVDDYGHHPTEIKATLQAARECGYNRVLVLFQPHRYTRTRDLMDEFAGAFGDADTVEVLDIYAASEQPIPGVTGEALAKAIRGATVEYAASVDEAVERLAAQADEGDLIMTLGAGSVSQAGSVVLKRLEAADS